A window from Bacteroidia bacterium encodes these proteins:
- the fdhF gene encoding formate dehydrogenase subunit alpha, with protein sequence MSQPIAYIDNRPYEIIPGETLLIFLKRNFGKDYIPTLCDAPKLDPFGSCRVCSVDVALKENGPTKAQASCHTPVVPGSYIYPHSERIQKLRKNIVELVLTDHPLDCLTCEVNNNCELQTVAAKVGVRDVRYPEGKNHLGRKKDLSHPYMTSDFSKCINCFRCVRACDEVQGQFVLSMAGRGFDSHIIKGMETTFAASDCVSCGACAQACPTSAISDVFESKSVANVTKTRTVCTYCGVGCNLEVATVNEKVKSIQAPYNAEVNSGHTCLKGRYAFKFYDHPDRLTTPLIKRHGKFEPVSWEEAYDFMAKEFTRIKQTSGPDAIAGISSARTPNEENYLMQKFIRAVIGTNNIDCCARVCHSPTALGMQKSFGTGAATNSIEDLEYTDCIFVIGANPNAAHPVTGAKIRQKMMKGVVGIVADPRKTELTKYATYHLQLRPGTNVALLNMMLYYIISEGAEDKEFIASRCEGYEEMKEEIMKLKMDQLEKITGVRKELVREAALAYARAKAAMEFHGLGVTEQYQGTYTVQLICDLAMIAGHVGKKGTGVNPLRGQNNVQGAADMGAQPHQGAGYLDFTIPEILSKYNRFYGTTVSGKAGYKIPEMFEAAIDKKLKALWIIGEDVVQTDPNSQKVMKALDSLEMLVVSEIFMTETARLATVVLPASTFLEKEGTFTNGERRIQRVQRAVPPLKGTKPDGQIIVEMMRKMGYDQCDYTADNLLKEISQIVPFFEGVKWDELGDNGKQWPVAAGGTETKIMHQKEFKRGKGKFYFYPFEESRELEKNGKEYPYIITTNRELEHYNCGTMTRRTGNVKILTEDVLLIHPDDAKLKNIADGDMVCVESARGKADIKARISEDVKPGILSSTFHFPEIMLNNITSDEHDSEALCPEYKVVAVRIRKSRGRQGKQN encoded by the coding sequence ATGAGTCAGCCGATCGCCTATATTGATAACCGTCCGTATGAGATTATCCCGGGAGAGACCCTTCTCATTTTTTTGAAGAGAAATTTCGGGAAGGATTATATTCCCACCCTGTGCGATGCCCCCAAGCTGGATCCCTTCGGATCCTGCCGGGTATGCAGCGTGGATGTGGCGCTAAAGGAAAACGGTCCCACAAAAGCCCAGGCCTCCTGCCACACGCCTGTGGTTCCCGGCTCTTATATTTATCCTCATTCCGAAAGAATACAGAAACTGCGGAAGAATATCGTAGAACTGGTACTGACAGATCATCCGCTGGACTGCCTCACCTGCGAAGTGAATAACAACTGCGAACTGCAAACCGTGGCAGCCAAAGTAGGCGTCCGTGATGTGCGCTATCCCGAAGGGAAAAATCACCTCGGCAGGAAAAAAGATCTGAGTCATCCGTACATGACATCCGACTTTTCAAAGTGCATTAATTGCTTTCGGTGCGTACGCGCCTGTGATGAAGTGCAGGGGCAGTTTGTGCTTAGCATGGCCGGAAGGGGATTTGACAGTCACATCATCAAGGGGATGGAGACCACCTTTGCCGCTTCCGACTGCGTGAGCTGCGGCGCCTGCGCTCAGGCTTGTCCTACCTCTGCTATATCGGATGTTTTTGAATCCAAATCAGTAGCCAACGTCACCAAAACCCGCACCGTATGTACTTACTGCGGTGTGGGATGCAATCTGGAGGTGGCCACCGTGAATGAAAAAGTCAAGTCCATACAGGCGCCCTACAATGCGGAAGTGAACAGCGGACACACCTGCCTGAAAGGGCGTTACGCATTTAAATTCTATGATCACCCTGACCGGCTGACAACACCACTGATCAAACGCCACGGAAAATTTGAGCCGGTAAGCTGGGAAGAAGCCTACGATTTCATGGCAAAGGAATTTACCCGCATAAAACAAACAAGCGGCCCGGATGCCATTGCCGGCATTTCATCTGCACGCACCCCGAATGAGGAGAATTACCTGATGCAAAAATTCATTCGTGCTGTTATCGGTACCAATAACATTGATTGCTGTGCCCGGGTGTGTCATTCTCCAACGGCACTGGGCATGCAGAAATCTTTCGGAACCGGGGCGGCCACCAATTCCATAGAAGACCTGGAATACACCGATTGCATTTTCGTTATCGGTGCAAACCCTAACGCAGCACATCCGGTAACCGGGGCGAAAATCAGGCAAAAAATGATGAAGGGAGTGGTGGGTATCGTAGCTGATCCGCGCAAAACCGAACTGACAAAATACGCCACGTATCATCTGCAGTTACGTCCGGGCACCAACGTAGCACTGCTGAATATGATGCTGTATTATATTATCAGCGAAGGCGCGGAGGACAAAGAATTTATTGCTTCCCGCTGCGAAGGATATGAGGAGATGAAGGAAGAAATAATGAAGCTGAAAATGGATCAGCTTGAAAAAATCACCGGTGTAAGGAAAGAACTTGTTCGGGAGGCAGCCCTGGCCTACGCCAGGGCCAAAGCAGCCATGGAATTTCACGGACTGGGGGTCACCGAGCAATACCAGGGAACCTATACTGTGCAGTTGATTTGCGATCTGGCAATGATCGCCGGCCACGTGGGAAAAAAAGGCACCGGGGTGAATCCGCTGCGCGGACAAAACAACGTACAAGGCGCCGCAGATATGGGAGCCCAACCCCACCAGGGAGCCGGCTACCTCGATTTTACAATTCCCGAAATTCTGTCGAAGTACAACCGGTTTTACGGTACAACCGTTTCCGGAAAAGCCGGCTACAAAATTCCCGAGATGTTTGAAGCGGCCATAGATAAGAAACTTAAGGCCCTTTGGATCATTGGCGAAGATGTGGTGCAAACCGATCCCAATTCCCAAAAAGTAATGAAAGCCCTGGACAGCCTGGAGATGCTGGTGGTGTCTGAGATCTTTATGACCGAAACGGCCCGCCTTGCCACAGTAGTGCTTCCCGCCTCTACCTTCCTTGAAAAAGAGGGCACCTTTACTAACGGCGAACGCAGGATTCAGCGGGTACAACGGGCAGTGCCTCCACTAAAAGGCACCAAACCCGACGGACAGATCATTGTGGAAATGATGCGAAAAATGGGATATGACCAGTGCGATTATACAGCGGATAACCTGCTGAAAGAAATTTCGCAGATCGTTCCGTTCTTTGAAGGCGTGAAATGGGATGAATTAGGAGACAACGGAAAACAATGGCCGGTGGCCGCCGGTGGCACCGAAACTAAAATCATGCACCAGAAGGAATTCAAAAGAGGCAAAGGAAAATTTTATTTCTACCCCTTCGAGGAAAGCCGGGAGCTGGAAAAGAACGGAAAAGAATACCCGTATATCATTACTACCAACCGGGAGCTGGAACACTATAACTGCGGCACCATGACACGCCGTACAGGAAATGTAAAAATTCTCACCGAAGATGTACTGCTCATTCATCCGGACGACGCGAAACTGAAAAATATTGCTGACGGCGATATGGTATGCGTGGAAAGTGCCAGGGGAAAAGCAGATATCAAAGCCCGGATCAGTGAAGATGTAAAACCCGGAATATTAAGTTCCACGTTTCACTTCCCCGAGATAATGCTCAATAATATTACCTCTGACGAGCACGACAGCGAAGCGCTTTGCCCGGAATATAAAGTAGTAGCCGTTCGCATCCGCAAAAGCAGGGGAAGGCAGGGGAAGCAGAACTGA
- a CDS encoding cystathionine gamma-synthase family protein yields the protein MAKKRKYRPESLMMSHGYKPELSEGAVKCPIFQTSTFGFKTAEEGKAFFEVAYGKRDLRPKEETGLIYSRINNPDLEILENRLCLWDEAEDGAVFESGMAAISTTVLELLQPGDLLLHSEPLYGGTDHFFKNVLKKYGINTVGFMPDQSKEEILRVIESTGMAGKLAMIYVESPANPTNDLFDLEMCAALAQTYSRRNGRKVITAIDNTFLGPVFSHPLKHGFDLVLYSATKYIGGHSDVIAGACVGSAVLMKRIKSFRSIMGTMASPNTGWLLMRSLETLKMRMTTQAENAAVVARWLSKHPKVEKVYYPGLLKAGSPQHRIFRRQCLGPGAMISFDVKGGMKKAFKVLNSLQLVKLAVSLGSTESLAEHPYTMTHFPVDEALKQKMSITPKMIRLSVGVEHPEDIIADVAQALDRA from the coding sequence ATGGCAAAAAAGAGAAAATACAGACCGGAAAGCCTCATGATGAGTCATGGCTACAAACCGGAACTATCCGAGGGCGCAGTGAAGTGTCCTATTTTCCAGACATCCACTTTTGGTTTTAAAACGGCAGAGGAAGGGAAGGCCTTCTTTGAGGTAGCCTACGGAAAGAGGGATCTGCGCCCGAAGGAAGAAACAGGACTGATCTACAGCCGCATCAATAATCCGGATCTGGAAATCCTGGAAAACAGATTATGCCTTTGGGATGAAGCGGAGGACGGGGCAGTTTTCGAAAGTGGAATGGCGGCCATCAGCACAACGGTGCTGGAATTGTTACAGCCCGGAGATCTCCTGCTGCACAGTGAGCCCCTCTACGGAGGGACCGATCATTTTTTTAAGAACGTACTGAAGAAGTACGGAATAAATACGGTGGGTTTTATGCCGGATCAGAGCAAGGAGGAAATCCTGCGTGTGATTGAATCTACCGGAATGGCGGGTAAACTGGCCATGATCTATGTGGAAAGTCCGGCCAATCCAACCAACGATTTGTTCGACCTGGAAATGTGTGCTGCGCTGGCACAAACGTATTCCCGGCGGAACGGCAGAAAGGTAATAACCGCTATTGATAACACTTTTCTGGGACCCGTTTTTTCTCATCCGCTCAAGCACGGATTTGATTTGGTATTGTATTCGGCAACAAAATATATTGGCGGACACAGCGATGTAATCGCCGGCGCCTGCGTAGGCTCAGCTGTTTTGATGAAACGGATCAAGTCCTTCCGGAGTATCATGGGCACTATGGCATCTCCCAACACAGGATGGTTGCTGATGCGGAGCCTGGAAACGCTTAAAATGCGCATGACTACCCAGGCCGAAAATGCAGCGGTGGTGGCCCGCTGGCTTTCAAAACATCCGAAAGTGGAAAAAGTCTACTACCCGGGATTACTCAAAGCGGGCAGCCCTCAGCACCGGATATTCCGCAGGCAATGCCTGGGTCCGGGGGCCATGATCAGTTTTGACGTGAAGGGTGGAATGAAGAAGGCATTTAAAGTGCTGAATTCATTACAGCTCGTTAAACTGGCGGTGAGCCTCGGAAGTACGGAATCTCTGGCAGAGCATCCGTATACCATGACGCATTTTCCGGTAGATGAAGCACTTAAGCAAAAGATGAGTATCACTCCCAAAATGATACGTTTATCTGTGGGTGTAGAACATCCGGAAGACATCATCGCTGATGTAGCGCAGGCCCTGGATCGCGCCTGA
- a CDS encoding Lrp/AsnC family transcriptional regulator — protein sequence MEKLDTTDRQILRLLQRDGTLNIKQVADEVGLTATPAYERIRRMERSGIISKYVALLNREKAGKPLMVFCHVSLQLHSKPQLKKFESSIVKFDEVMECHHTAGANDYLLKILVRDMNEYSAFITNKLAALDNISRVQSSFVMTEVVSKTEIRLE from the coding sequence ATGGAAAAACTGGACACTACCGACCGGCAGATTCTTCGTTTACTGCAGCGCGACGGCACCTTGAACATCAAGCAGGTAGCCGACGAGGTGGGATTAACCGCCACGCCGGCATACGAGCGGATACGTCGGATGGAGCGCAGCGGCATCATTTCGAAATACGTGGCCTTGCTTAACCGTGAGAAGGCCGGGAAACCGCTGATGGTATTCTGTCATGTTTCTCTTCAGCTCCATTCCAAGCCGCAACTGAAAAAATTCGAATCATCCATTGTAAAATTCGACGAAGTAATGGAGTGTCATCACACGGCCGGGGCGAACGATTACCTGCTGAAGATTCTGGTACGCGACATGAATGAATACAGTGCGTTTATCACGAACAAGCTGGCCGCCCTGGATAATATTTCACGGGTACAGAGTTCCTTTGTTATGACCGAAGTGGTTAGTAAAACAGAAATTCGCCTGGAATAA
- a CDS encoding tetratricopeptide repeat protein, with the protein MRFLLVFNVLILPVVVFSQGVNHARADSLERRLQEYKTNDTARVLTLINLANVFLNFSATPEEKQKAYEYGNRALQAADSTGNKPGLVGVYSFFGQYYQILGNLPKALENNLRALKLAEETGRWSDILRIKNSIGALYFSMEDNKNALRFYQEVLQLAQEKNRSPQIAQAQSNIGIIHHRLKEYGKALDFYTQALFTCEKSNYQKVKGHVLNSLGRLYFDMALDDQDNQTSNLFSQSMDKAIHYYDQSLKIKREQNDIRGIANTLGNLATAYKERGQFENALNYYIEGMQLAEQTHYYDWLKEGYGGMYELYERTGDYKNALKYYIKYKKITDSLLNANAKEEMAELQGKYNTEKKDREIELYKKEQDLSNAKLSQQRMLIWFSGAGLLIVIVFSFFLFRGFKEKQKINAIIEEKNKSITDSILYARRIQTAILPSDEVLHAGLGEHFVYYRPKDIVSGDFYFFSSAGSKVIFAVADCTGHGVPGAFMSMIGNSLLSEIINEKGIHEPAQILEHLHSGVVKALQQHNDAETNDGMDIAICSIERSKGELHYAGANRSLWTYYGGELTETAADKAPIGGSQGRGEKRSFTGHVLKLPAGSMIYMSTDGYADQFGGQEGKKFRTKRFKNLLKELGGMTCKEQQSRLAETMKEWMGNTEQLDDILVAGIRT; encoded by the coding sequence ATGAGGTTCCTTCTCGTGTTTAATGTACTGATCTTACCGGTGGTGGTATTTTCCCAGGGTGTTAACCACGCCCGCGCGGATTCGCTGGAAAGGCGTTTGCAGGAGTACAAGACGAATGATACGGCAAGGGTACTAACGCTGATAAATCTGGCCAACGTTTTTCTTAATTTCAGTGCAACGCCTGAAGAAAAGCAAAAAGCCTATGAATACGGCAACCGGGCATTGCAGGCCGCAGATAGTACCGGAAACAAGCCCGGGCTGGTGGGTGTTTATTCTTTTTTTGGTCAGTATTATCAGATCCTTGGAAATCTTCCCAAAGCGCTGGAAAACAACCTGAGGGCATTGAAGCTGGCCGAAGAAACAGGAAGATGGTCGGATATTTTACGGATCAAGAACAGCATCGGAGCGCTTTATTTTTCGATGGAGGATAATAAAAACGCGCTCCGTTTTTACCAGGAGGTGCTGCAGTTGGCGCAGGAGAAGAACCGCTCGCCGCAGATCGCTCAGGCCCAGTCGAACATTGGGATCATTCATCACCGGCTCAAAGAATACGGTAAGGCGCTTGACTTTTATACTCAGGCCTTATTTACCTGCGAAAAGAGTAATTATCAGAAAGTAAAGGGGCATGTTCTGAACAGTCTGGGACGTTTGTATTTCGATATGGCACTGGACGACCAGGATAATCAGACCTCCAACCTTTTTAGCCAGTCCATGGATAAGGCGATTCACTATTATGACCAGTCGTTGAAAATAAAACGCGAACAGAATGATATCCGCGGTATTGCGAACACTCTTGGCAATCTGGCAACGGCCTACAAAGAACGGGGGCAGTTCGAGAACGCGCTCAACTATTATATTGAGGGAATGCAGCTGGCGGAACAAACGCACTATTACGACTGGCTGAAGGAAGGTTACGGCGGAATGTATGAACTGTATGAGCGTACCGGAGACTATAAGAATGCACTGAAATATTACATCAAGTACAAGAAGATCACCGACTCCCTGTTAAATGCCAATGCGAAGGAAGAAATGGCCGAGCTGCAGGGTAAATATAATACCGAGAAGAAAGACCGGGAGATCGAACTTTATAAAAAGGAGCAGGATCTCTCCAATGCAAAATTGTCGCAGCAGCGCATGCTTATCTGGTTTTCAGGTGCCGGACTGCTGATTGTAATCGTATTTTCATTTTTTCTTTTTCGGGGGTTTAAGGAGAAGCAAAAGATAAATGCGATCATTGAGGAGAAGAACAAAAGCATTACAGACAGTATACTTTACGCGCGGAGAATTCAAACAGCCATTCTTCCGTCTGATGAGGTGCTGCATGCAGGGTTGGGGGAACACTTTGTTTACTATCGTCCCAAGGATATTGTATCAGGAGATTTTTACTTTTTTTCTTCGGCCGGGAGCAAGGTTATTTTTGCCGTGGCAGACTGTACAGGACACGGTGTTCCGGGTGCTTTCATGAGCATGATCGGAAACAGTCTTCTCAGTGAGATTATCAATGAAAAGGGCATTCATGAGCCGGCGCAAATTCTGGAGCACCTACATTCCGGGGTTGTGAAGGCGCTGCAACAGCATAATGATGCCGAGACGAATGACGGGATGGATATCGCCATCTGTTCAATTGAACGCAGCAAGGGAGAATTGCATTATGCAGGAGCCAACAGGAGCTTGTGGACTTATTACGGGGGTGAGCTAACAGAAACGGCCGCAGACAAGGCACCCATCGGCGGTAGTCAGGGCAGGGGAGAGAAGAGGAGTTTCACAGGCCATGTTCTGAAACTGCCTGCGGGGAGTATGATTTACATGAGTACAGATGGATATGCGGATCAGTTTGGCGGACAGGAGGGGAAGAAGTTCCGGACAAAGCGCTTCAAGAATCTTTTAAAGGAACTCGGGGGAATGACCTGCAAGGAGCAGCAGAGCCGGCTGGCGGAAACGATGAAGGAATGGATGGGAAACACAGAGCAACTGGATGATATTTTAGTCGCAGGGATCCGGACCTGA
- a CDS encoding T9SS type A sorting domain-containing protein, which translates to MKKPLFILIINTLLMVHAIGQIGIGQWRDHLPYRKGTAVTFSGEKVWCATQGGIIEYDKGDNSIKRIGKHNGFSDVSPSDIKFNSYNSTLVVTYTSGNIDILDGTIVTNISDIKRANIVGSKTINSVFLKNDYAYLSTGFGIVVLDTRRKEIKDTYYLGVNGGYINIHDVGMDGTYIYAATDSGVYRAPLSSNNLSNFAAWSKMTGLPTGIYSSVCAFNGNVYVNFAKRLMTLAYGQDTVFVYNGSAWSPAFIPVSGYNCFHIEANANNIVFSFDGYFDVYDPAMTLVSHVYTYQNVFPAPRQVAMENANRVWVADANIGLVNVWNTWNTSAHTPDGPSTNKVYALDVKGQNVWVVPGEHNGLWDNADDPNVDGIFYYSNQSWNTIDLNTQTILDSVRDIVSVTIDPQDPTHVYAGTLGKGLIEIRNGVITTFHNQYNSALQPRGDAPQTGWVASYGQVFDEDGNLWVSNAKANTPICLRKPDGSWYAFNFGAGYQALLISNLIIDKEGQIWGVLPRGGGLLVYDPGSDPVSSADDQVKKVITGEGLGNLPSNEVYSIACDDDGEIWIGTDRGIAVIYSPENVFNGGDFDAQQIFVTQDGHTQILLETEVVTSITTDGANRKWIGTQNAGVFLLSEDGQTQIYHFEENNSPLLSSTITSIAIDGISGEVFFGTAQGLCSFRSTATDGLENFENVYAFPNPVRPGYNGIVAIRGLVKDCHVKISDISGTVVYQTRALGGQAIWDCRTFSGNKVSSGVYMVFLTNDDGSKTFVTKILVIN; encoded by the coding sequence GTGAAAAAACCCCTGTTCATCCTCATTATCAACACATTGCTTATGGTTCATGCCATAGGTCAGATTGGCATCGGCCAATGGCGGGATCATTTGCCCTACCGGAAAGGAACCGCGGTAACCTTCAGTGGTGAAAAAGTGTGGTGCGCTACCCAGGGTGGGATAATTGAGTACGACAAAGGAGACAACTCCATTAAGCGTATCGGAAAGCATAACGGATTTTCCGACGTTTCTCCCAGCGATATCAAATTCAATTCCTACAACAGCACACTGGTTGTAACCTACACCTCCGGTAATATTGACATCCTGGATGGAACCATCGTTACAAATATATCTGACATCAAGCGCGCCAATATCGTAGGAAGTAAAACGATTAATTCTGTTTTTCTGAAAAACGATTACGCTTATCTCAGTACCGGCTTCGGCATTGTTGTGCTGGATACGCGTCGGAAGGAAATCAAAGACACTTATTACCTTGGAGTAAACGGCGGATATATCAATATTCATGATGTGGGGATGGACGGCACCTACATCTACGCAGCTACGGATTCGGGCGTTTACCGTGCCCCCCTGTCCAGTAACAATCTTTCGAATTTCGCGGCATGGAGTAAAATGACCGGATTACCCACAGGGATCTATTCCAGTGTATGTGCTTTCAACGGCAATGTGTACGTGAACTTTGCTAAACGGCTGATGACGCTGGCGTACGGACAGGATACTGTTTTTGTTTATAACGGAAGCGCCTGGTCTCCTGCTTTCATACCGGTTTCAGGATACAACTGTTTTCATATTGAAGCCAATGCCAACAATATTGTTTTTTCATTCGACGGATATTTTGATGTTTATGACCCGGCCATGACGCTGGTTTCACACGTTTACACTTATCAGAACGTATTTCCGGCCCCCCGGCAGGTAGCCATGGAGAACGCGAATAGGGTATGGGTGGCGGATGCGAATATTGGTCTGGTCAATGTGTGGAACACCTGGAATACTTCCGCACATACACCCGATGGCCCGTCTACCAATAAAGTATACGCGCTGGATGTGAAAGGTCAGAATGTCTGGGTAGTGCCTGGCGAACACAACGGGTTGTGGGACAACGCTGACGATCCGAATGTGGACGGAATCTTTTATTACAGCAATCAAAGCTGGAATACCATTGACCTGAACACCCAAACCATTCTGGACTCTGTAAGAGACATTGTATCCGTTACGATTGACCCGCAGGATCCCACCCATGTTTATGCAGGAACCCTGGGGAAGGGACTAATCGAAATCCGTAACGGAGTAATCACTACTTTTCACAACCAGTATAACAGTGCGCTTCAGCCCCGCGGGGATGCACCCCAGACCGGATGGGTAGCCAGTTACGGGCAGGTGTTTGATGAAGACGGGAATCTGTGGGTCAGCAATGCAAAAGCCAACACTCCCATCTGTTTGAGAAAACCTGACGGCTCCTGGTACGCATTTAATTTCGGTGCCGGATACCAGGCGTTGCTCATCAGCAACCTCATCATAGACAAAGAAGGACAAATCTGGGGCGTTTTACCGCGCGGTGGCGGATTGCTCGTGTATGACCCGGGATCCGACCCGGTTTCTTCTGCTGATGATCAGGTTAAAAAGGTGATTACAGGCGAGGGATTGGGAAATCTGCCCAGCAATGAAGTGTACAGCATCGCCTGCGACGACGATGGGGAAATCTGGATAGGAACCGACCGCGGCATTGCAGTGATCTATAGCCCGGAGAATGTTTTTAACGGAGGGGATTTTGACGCCCAGCAGATTTTTGTCACACAGGACGGGCACACGCAGATCCTTCTGGAAACAGAGGTGGTAACCTCTATCACCACCGACGGCGCCAACCGTAAATGGATCGGCACGCAAAATGCAGGCGTATTCCTGCTCTCGGAAGACGGGCAGACTCAAATCTATCACTTCGAAGAAAATAATTCCCCCCTGCTTTCCAGTACCATTACTTCCATTGCGATTGACGGCATTTCGGGAGAGGTTTTTTTTGGTACCGCACAAGGACTGTGTTCTTTCCGCAGTACGGCAACGGACGGACTGGAAAATTTTGAAAACGTGTATGCATTCCCTAATCCTGTGCGACCGGGCTATAACGGGATTGTTGCCATACGCGGACTGGTAAAAGACTGCCATGTCAAGATCTCCGATATTTCAGGTACGGTAGTTTATCAGACCAGAGCGCTGGGCGGACAAGCCATATGGGATTGCCGCACATTCAGCGGTAACAAAGTAAGCAGCGGAGTTTATATGGTATTTCTTACCAACGATGACGGCAGCAAAACGTTCGTGACCAAGATCCTCGTGATCAACTGA
- the recO gene encoding DNA repair protein RecO translates to MLASTRGIVFHTLPYSDTTVISRIYTEAYGLRSYLVNAAHSRRSASKARLLQPLSLVELVAYEKENRGLQRIREIRTEVHYINREDIRRSSILLFLDEVLCQVIREEEKNPLLFEFLHSSLQILDVLPGNPSNFHLSFLLQLSKYLGFFPHGNYSEFCPWFDLKAGEFVPEEPAHPLHLDPAAGKILGNFLFMDYGGCCEVALSGEQRRAVLHGIISYYGTHVEGFPSLKSVQVLEEVLGELA, encoded by the coding sequence ATGCTTGCTTCCACGCGCGGTATCGTTTTTCATACACTTCCGTACTCTGATACCACCGTAATTTCCCGCATTTATACTGAAGCGTATGGTCTGCGAAGTTACCTTGTGAACGCAGCGCACAGCCGCCGTTCGGCTTCCAAAGCCCGTTTGCTGCAACCTTTGTCGCTGGTGGAACTGGTAGCCTATGAAAAGGAAAACCGGGGACTGCAGCGGATCCGGGAGATCCGTACCGAGGTGCATTATATAAACCGGGAAGATATCCGCCGGAGCAGTATCCTTCTTTTCCTGGACGAAGTGCTTTGCCAGGTGATCCGGGAAGAAGAAAAAAATCCGCTATTATTTGAATTCCTGCATAGTTCACTTCAGATCCTGGATGTACTGCCCGGCAATCCCTCTAATTTTCATCTCAGTTTTCTGCTGCAGCTATCAAAATACCTTGGCTTTTTTCCTCACGGCAATTATTCGGAGTTTTGTCCCTGGTTTGATCTGAAGGCCGGGGAGTTTGTTCCCGAGGAGCCCGCTCATCCGCTCCACCTCGACCCGGCGGCAGGAAAAATACTTGGGAATTTTCTTTTTATGGACTATGGTGGATGCTGTGAAGTAGCGCTGAGCGGGGAACAGCGAAGAGCCGTTCTCCACGGAATCATCAGTTACTACGGCACCCATGTAGAAGGATTCCCCTCACTAAAAAGCGTACAGGTGCTGGAAGAGGTGCTGGGAGAACTAGCCTAA
- a CDS encoding 1-acyl-sn-glycerol-3-phosphate acyltransferase, with product MPVIYGILAVYGTLLFALTLILAVPTYFFVFTFFPPQRAPRAAHQVSRFWAGVLMFFLMVRVRVKNREILDPNAVYVVIANHLSQLDIPTYAIACTPVVRFLAKAELGKIPLLGYVIRRTYLMVKREDKADRHKIMIAMQKTLEEGIGLFLCPEGTRNRTEQALLPFKDGAFRLAIRAQVPLAVLVVYNSHLRNRPAQPLSLVPGTIEAEWLEVVDTRGMTEEDVEKLRDRVWSGMKTKILNRRSAHGK from the coding sequence ATGCCGGTCATTTACGGAATACTCGCAGTTTACGGAACCCTGCTCTTCGCCCTGACTTTGATTCTGGCTGTTCCCACCTATTTTTTTGTGTTCACTTTTTTTCCGCCGCAGCGTGCGCCCCGTGCCGCCCATCAAGTCAGCCGGTTCTGGGCCGGCGTACTGATGTTTTTCCTGATGGTAAGGGTACGGGTAAAAAACCGCGAGATACTTGACCCGAACGCTGTGTATGTGGTCATAGCAAATCACCTTTCCCAGCTGGATATTCCCACCTATGCCATCGCCTGCACGCCCGTTGTTCGTTTTCTTGCCAAAGCAGAACTGGGAAAGATCCCGCTGTTGGGATATGTGATACGCAGAACCTATCTGATGGTAAAGAGGGAGGACAAGGCCGACCGGCATAAGATCATGATCGCCATGCAAAAAACCCTGGAAGAAGGCATTGGCCTCTTCCTCTGCCCTGAAGGCACGCGCAACCGCACCGAACAAGCTCTTTTGCCGTTTAAAGACGGCGCTTTCCGGCTGGCTATCCGCGCGCAGGTGCCCCTGGCGGTACTGGTTGTGTACAACTCCCATCTCCGGAATCGTCCTGCTCAACCCCTTTCACTTGTTCCCGGTACCATTGAAGCAGAGTGGCTGGAGGTAGTAGATACCCGTGGCATGACGGAGGAAGATGTAGAAAAACTGCGCGACCGTGTTTGGTCCGGTATGAAAACAAAGATTTTAAACCGGAGATCAGCTCATGGAAAATAA
- a CDS encoding YbjN domain-containing protein, translated as MQPIQTYYNMVEDIIRNLGVDPAICRGEIAGQWNLKRGSANIWVDVWQTKDQQGNLQDYGYIQVMAPVCEVPVNNQHLFTKELLEINHNLYGVSFTIFKEWAYIKSIRELDGLDQNEAQAMFNRIGSYADEYDDRLKQKYGIVPAGQRV; from the coding sequence ATGCAACCAATTCAGACGTATTACAACATGGTGGAGGATATTATCCGAAACCTGGGCGTAGATCCTGCTATTTGCCGCGGGGAAATCGCCGGACAGTGGAATCTTAAACGGGGATCTGCCAATATCTGGGTAGATGTGTGGCAAACCAAAGATCAACAGGGAAATCTTCAGGATTACGGTTACATCCAGGTGATGGCCCCTGTATGTGAAGTGCCAGTGAACAACCAGCATCTATTCACCAAGGAACTTCTCGAGATCAACCACAATCTGTACGGAGTATCATTTACCATTTTCAAGGAATGGGCGTACATTAAGTCGATCCGTGAACTGGATGGGCTGGATCAGAACGAGGCACAGGCCATGTTCAACCGTATTGGATCTTATGCAGACGAATATGATGATCGCCTGAAGCAGAAATACGGCATCGTGCCTGCCGGACAACGCGTATAG